Proteins encoded together in one Theileria parva strain Muguga chromosome 3 map unlocalized ctg_530, whole genome shotgun sequence window:
- a CDS encoding SVSP family protein codes for MHILQIWIIFILTVTEYVHCGDKPNNTNGTIEIDSHGEDDNFEVTEQTSEQPTQEPEEQPFVLEPEQTEPLDLSMKPAQPQPVHPQPRLPIQPIQYPLPIHPQASQPGFPVQPGYPVRPIPRYPPGYQPYPGYYYPGYPPYPPYPYPPYPPYPYPPYSPYPYPPYSPYVPPTQPIPPRPTHYVPPPQQPIEQPIEETQPIDQPIEETQPIDQPAEETEPIEQPAEEPEPIEQPIEEPEPIEQPIEEPEPIEQPIEQPEPIDQPMPVDIIEPSETQENVIEKKTRVKCKIIKLMKRNERGKLIPMTKKDFKKVSYHITKVKFELFANLEQLICDGELAYEHTPGKPYASSLIQNRQFKEFFIRIKDILTIVRHINNKWKISDHKIPFCFELFTKDSEGKEVLITEESIDVELSSFECFKYMFNTGVRCHKVVVKDKLVWEKKEDENEYPESMVVTKKGRVSLSFEEQIVIFIEKTDCFEKIETKHKRPSKKK; via the coding sequence ATGCATATCTTACAAATATGGATTATATTCATATTGACAGTAACAGAATATGTTCATTGTGGTGACAAACCGAATAACACAAATGGTACTATAGAAATTGATAGTCATGGAGAAGATGATAACTTTGAGGTAACAGAACAGACTAGTGAGCAACCCACTCAAGAACCTGAAGAACAACCCTTTGTTTTAGAACCGGAACAAACAGAACCTCTCGATTTATCAATGAAACCTGCTCAACCACAACCTGTACATCCACAACCTAGACTGCCAATACAGCCAATACAATATCCATTGCCAATACATCCTCAAGCTAGTCAACCTGGTTTCCCAGTTCAACCTGGTTATCCAGTTCGACCAATACCACGTTATCCACCTGGATATCAGCCATATCCTGGATATTATTATCCTGGATATCCTCCTTACCCACCTTATCCATATCCACCTTATCCACCTTATCCTTATCCTCCTTATTCACCTTATCCTTATCCTCCTTATTCACCATATGTACCACCAACACAACCAATACCACCAAGGCCTACACATTATGTACCACCTCCACAACAGCCAATTGAACAACCAATAGAAGAAACTCAGCCTATTGATCAACCAATAGAAGAAACTCAGCCGATTGATCAACCAGCAGAAGAAACTGAACCAATTGAACAGCCAGCAGAAGAACCTGAACCAATTGAACAACCAATAGAAGAACCTGAGCCAATTGAACAACCAATAGAAGAACCTGAGCCAATTGAACAACCAATAGAACAACCTGAGCCAATTGATCAACCTATGCCGGTAGATATTATTGAACCTAGTGAGACTCAAGAAAATGTTATTGAAAAGAAAACTCGGGTAAAGTGtaagataattaaattaatgaagAGGAATGAACGAGGAAAATTGATTCCAATGACAAAAAAAGACTTCAAAAAAGTAAGTTATCATATAACCAAAGTGAAATTTGAACTCTTTGCAAATCTTGAGCAACTAATTTGTGACGGTGAGTTGGCTTATGAACATACACCTGGAAAGCCTTACGCATCATCATTAATTCAAAATAGACAATTTAAGGAATTTTTCATTCGAATTAAagatatattaactatagttaGACACATTAACAACAAATGGAAAATAAGTGACCATAAAATTCCGTTTTGCTTTGAACTTTTCACCAAAGATTCGGAGGGAAAAGAAGTTTTAATAACCGAAGAGAGTATTGATGTCGAATTAAGCTCATTTGAATGTTTTAAATACATGTTCAATACAGGTGTTAGGTGTCATAAGGTTGTAGTCAaggataaattagtttGGGAAAAAAAGGAAGATGAAAATGAATATCCCGAGTCAATGGTAGTAACAAAGAAAGGAAGAGTTTCATTGTCCTTCGAAGAacaaattgttatatttattgaaaaaacTGACTGTTTTGAAAAGATAGAAACCAAACATAAAAGACCCAGTAAAAAAAAGTAA
- a CDS encoding SVSP family protein, with the protein MRYKTYPYIIIFVVVGYIQSADKLSDDTGGESGYYADDEEDNFDTKEIIEQLEVSDDNIDEEGFQTIVSQLEIFLIDDDKQNAKPEKPSDKSQKAGADQPEETVGDEEVIIRNFKKGVTCDEITLMKKNSVGELVKMTEEDYKKTFDNLEKVNYELKSELEQILCDGDLVYIYSDEDARSKSVTFYKLFFTFVIRLETEFIFIKNSLNKWVEYENITMYHFNFFSQNDEGKEILITPENYSVDLTGDGTLKYVFLPNVHCTRVEYYDMFSWKKSSKDDYLLALCFTFKKNIILHFKEYFALYEINDSGYYYSLRKTIFRITEDN; encoded by the coding sequence ATGAGATATAAGACTTATCcgtatataataatatttgtagtAGTTGGATACATACAATCTGCTGATAAATTAAGTGACGATACAGGTGGGGAATCGGGTTACTATGctgatgatgaagaagataattttgatacAAAGGAGATAATTGAACAACTTGAGGTCTCTGATGATAATATCGATGAAGAAGGATTCCAAACCATAGTGTCACAGTTGGAAATTTTTCTCATTGATGATGATAAACAAAATGCGAAACCAGAGAAACCCAGTGATAAAAGCCAAAAAGCGGGAGCAGATCAACCAGAAGAAACTGTAGGTGATGAAGAAGTTataattagaaattttaaaaaggGAGTAACATGTGATGAAATAACGCTTATGAAAAAGAATAGTGTCGGCgaattagtaaaaatgacAGAAGAAGACTACAAAAAAacttttgataatttagaaAAGGTAAATTATGAACTGAAATCTGAGCTTGAGCAAATACTTTGTGACGGTGACCTTGTATACATATATTCAGACGAAGATGCTCGTTCCAAAAGTGTAACATTTtataagttattttttacttttgTTATTAGACTTGAAACtgaatttatttttatcaaaaacaGTTTAAATAAATGGGTTGAATATGAAAACATAACTATGTATCACTTTAATTTCTTCTCACAAAATGATGAAGGTAAAGAGATTTTAATTACTCCTGAAAACTACAGTGTTGATCTAACAGGTGATGGAACCTTGAAATATGTCTTTTTACCAAATGTACATTGTACTAGAGTTGAATATTATGATATGTTTAGTTGGAAAAAGAGTTCTAAAGATGATTATCTCTTGGCACTTTGttttacttttaaaaaaaatattatacttcATTTTAAGGAATATTTTGCTttatatgaaattaatgatAGTGGATACTATTATTCATTAAGAAAAACTATTTTTAGAATAACTGaagataattaa
- a CDS encoding SVSP family protein: MYILQIWIIFIFTVPEYVKCGDNPNNTNGSIENSGGEDDNFYVTETAIDEQKQDDGVQPSTEASEEEEIDVELSEPEEQPYPLGPPQPTHQPFTIEEEQTEPLDLSMKPTQPQQGQPIQTQQIYPQFSQPVHPPQPIQPGYLVRPVTTYPRPPIQPQQLPYPGPQFQVQQQPTPTQPIYPRPPMPVLRPIPRYPQVPYQGHYYPRYSPYPTYQRYIPPTPPTHYVPPPQEPIQRPSIPYIDLPPRHQTPPTHYVPQPQPIEGPTPVAPTIPSETQKSGFEKKTPGRCKSIVLMKRNGRGELIPMIRKDVKKVSYDRNKVKYELLANLEQLYCDGDLVYEHFFWNPYASIIIQNKRNKEFFVKRGDELVIVKHVNNKWKVSDHNIPYCFQLFTKDGEGNDVIITKDQYEVDFSYTECFKYTFISGIRCHKVIVKNKFVWEKKEDEDSYPTAMVLTKVGKVLLFFKGQIVTFIEKYDCYEQIQARTKGRRSKK, encoded by the coding sequence atgtatattttacaaatatggATTATATTCATATTCACAGTACCAGaatatgtaaaatgtgGTGATAATCCGAATAACACAAATGGTAGTATAGAAAATTCTGGTGGTGAAGATGATAACTTCTATGTAACTGAGACAGCCATTGATGAGCAAAAACAGGATGATGGTGTACAACCTTCTACTGAAGCAAGTGAGGAAGAAGAAATTGATGTAGAATTATCAGAACCTGAAGAACAACCATATCCTTTAGGACCACCACAACCCACACATCAGCCTTTTACTATAGAAGAAGAACAAACAGAACCTCTCGATTTATCGATGAAACCTACTCAACCACAACAAGGACAACCTATACAGACacaacaaatttatccACAATTTAGTCAACCTGTACATCCTCCTCAACCTATACAACCTGGTTACTTGGTCCGACCAGTAACAACTTATCCGAGGCCACCAATACAACCACAACAACTGCCTTATCCAGGTCCTCAATTTCAAGTACAACAACAACCTACCCCGACTCAGCCAATTTATCCAAGGCCGCCAATGCCTGTTTTAAGACCTATACCACGTTATCCACAAGTTCCTTATCAGGGACATTATTATCCTCGTTATTCACCATATCCAACTTATCAAAGATACATACCACCAACACCACCTACACATTATGTACCACCACCTCAAGAACCAATTCAAAGACCAAGTATACCATATATAGATTTACCACCAAGACATCAAACACCACCTACACATTATGTACCTCAGCCTCAGCCGATTGAAGGACCAACGCCTGTGGCTCCTACTATACCTAGTGAGACTCAAAAAAGTGGTTTTGAAAAGAAGACTCCGGGAAGATGCAAATCAATTGTATTAATGAAGAGGAATGGACGAGGTGAATTGATTCCAATGATAAGAAAAGACGTCAAAAAAGTAAGTTATGATAGAAACAAAGTGAAATATGAACTCCTTGCAAATCTTGAGCAACTGTATTGTGACGGTGATTTAGTTTATGAACATTTTTTTTGGAACCCTTACGCCTcaataataattcaaaATAAACGAAATAAAGAATTTTTCGTTAAACGTGGTGATGAACTAGTTATAGTTAAGCACGTTAATAACAAATGGAAAGTAAGTGATCATAATATTCCATATTGCTTTCAACTTTTCACTAAAGATGGAGAAGGAAACGATGTTATAATAACCAAAGATCAATATGAAGTTGATTTTAGTTATACCGaatgttttaaatatacatttatttCAGGTATTAGATGTCATAAGGTTATAgtcaaaaataaatttgtttggGAAAAAAAGGAAGATGAAGATAGTTATCCTACGGCAATGGTATTGACCAAAGTAGGAAAAGTTTTATTGTTCTTCAAAGGACAAATTGTTACATTTATAGAAAAATATGACTGTTATGAACAGATACAAGCCAGAACTAAAGGAAGACgcagtaaaaaataa